The window GAAGACGTACCTCAAGAACGCAGCTGACAGAAACTTCAAGCGCTGGCCGAACTTGGGCAAATCAAGCGGTCAGAACGATGCGGACCCACAGCCAATGAAATACTGCAATAGCAGCAGTGGCGGTGGCTTTGGCATGCCTATGGGTGGCTACAACGCAACGACTTGGGACGGCGAAGTGGAACACCTCCGCAAGAAGATGAAAGAAAGAATGCAGTGGATGGACGAACAGCTTGGATTCAAGGAACCGGCCTCCCCCATTGCGATGGCTCCTGTAGATCCGTCAATCCATGAACCCGATTGGCAGAACGACGGCAAGGACAAAGATTCCATTCCGATGGGCATCCGCTATGACGATCTCAGCAGACTGTCTCCGACAAACTTCTTCGTGGTCATTGGCAACTACCTCGAAATCCACACGGATATGGGCGGCAAGTTTGCTCTAGTCGATTTGAACGGTGCTGTTTTGTACAAGACCCAGATCAAGGCGGGAACGACCAATATCGAGATTCCGGCCAGGGCAAGAGACAAGCACTGGATTGCAACGCTTAACGGCAAAATGCTTTCTAAATAAACTTCTTAATGAATTCCTCACTTAATAGAAATGCCGGCTCACGGGAGTCGGCATTTTCCTTTTTAAAGTCTCGCGCAGTGGCGATTACGTGTTCCAGAGCCAAGTGCTGAGGTAACGTTCGCCAGTATCCGGGAGCACTGCGACAATGCGCTTGCCCTTGAATTCCGGGCGCTTCGCGACCGTGAGCGCACATTCGAGAGCGGCACCCGACGAAATCCCGACGAAGATTCCTTCTTCGGCAGCGGCAGCGCGAGCGGCGTTCCCCGCCTTCTCGGTACTTGTGAGATACACTTCGTCAATCACCTTCGGATCGTAATTCTTGGGGACAAAGTTTGCTCCAATTCCCTGAATCTTGTGCGGGCCCGCAACACCCTTGGAAATCATCGGAGAATCATCCGGTTCAATGGCGATAACATAAACGTTCGGATTCTTTTCCTTGAGGAACTTCGCCGTGCCAGAAACTGTTCCGCCCGTGCCTGCAGTAGCAATGAACACATCCACCTTGCCATCCGTATCGCGCCAGATTTCCGGACCGGTCGTGCGGTAATGCGCTTCGGGATTTGCAGGATTGTCGAACTGCTGCGGGATAAAGCTACCCGGATTGGCAGCAGCGATTTCATTTGCCTTCGCAATGCAGCCAGCCATGCCCTTAGCACCTTCGGTCAGCACGACTTCGGCACCGAGCGATTTCAACAGCATGCGGCGTTCCATGCTCATGGAATCCGGCATCGTGAGCACCACCTTGTAGCCCTTGACTGCACCGACATAAGCAAGGCCCACGCCCGTGTTGCCGCTGGTCGGTTCAATGATGAGCGCACCCGGTTTGAGTTTGCCTTCTTGTTCGGCACGTTCAATCATGTTGAGCGCCACACGGTCTTTTGC of the Fibrobacter sp. UWB2 genome contains:
- the cysK gene encoding cysteine synthase A; translation: MAIYNNILETIGNTPLVRINKLNKGDAEVYVKLEMFNPLGSAKDRVALNMIERAEQEGKLKPGALIIEPTSGNTGVGLAYVGAVKGYKVVLTMPDSMSMERRMLLKSLGAEVVLTEGAKGMAGCIAKANEIAAANPGSFIPQQFDNPANPEAHYRTTGPEIWRDTDGKVDVFIATAGTGGTVSGTAKFLKEKNPNVYVIAIEPDDSPMISKGVAGPHKIQGIGANFVPKNYDPKVIDEVYLTSTEKAGNAARAAAAEEGIFVGISSGAALECALTVAKRPEFKGKRIVAVLPDTGERYLSTWLWNT